One part of the Anaerolineae bacterium genome encodes these proteins:
- the hisG gene encoding ATP phosphoribosyltransferase, with product MDRLRMALPKGRLLTGALSFLAQAGYELGDGVERSRRLLIPDRTGRLEVVLVKPRDVPVFVEYGATDLGIVGTDVLREVERDVYEPLLLPFGYCRLSVAAPADRPDMPLRLEPSPRVATSYPNLTQRFFQQRGISPEIILLSGSVELSPLVGLADLLVDMVETGRTLRENGLVELRTIMHSQAALIANRAAYTLKAKAVMAFINDLRRAIAEERTPHAIE from the coding sequence GTGGATCGGCTGAGGATGGCGTTGCCCAAAGGGCGGCTGCTGACCGGCGCGCTGAGCTTCCTGGCCCAGGCGGGCTATGAGCTCGGCGACGGAGTAGAGCGCTCCCGTCGCTTGCTGATTCCAGATCGGACGGGAAGGCTGGAAGTCGTATTGGTTAAGCCTCGCGATGTGCCCGTGTTTGTGGAGTATGGCGCCACCGATCTGGGAATCGTGGGCACCGATGTGCTGCGTGAGGTCGAACGAGACGTCTACGAGCCGCTGTTGTTGCCGTTTGGGTACTGTCGGCTGTCTGTGGCAGCCCCGGCCGATCGCCCTGACATGCCGCTGCGCCTAGAGCCCAGCCCGCGCGTCGCCACCAGCTATCCAAACCTGACCCAGCGCTTCTTCCAGCAGCGCGGCATTTCCCCGGAGATTATCTTGCTCTCCGGCTCCGTCGAGCTATCCCCACTGGTAGGGCTGGCTGACCTGCTGGTAGACATGGTGGAGACGGGGCGCACTTTGCGAGAAAACGGCCTAGTCGAGCTGCGCACGATCATGCATAGCCAGGCCGCACTGATCGCCAACCGCGCAGCCTATACCTTGAAGGCGAAAGCCGTGATGGCATTCATCAACGACTTACGTCGAGCCATCGCCGAGGAAAGGACACCACATGCCATCGAGTGA
- a CDS encoding Arc family DNA-binding protein translates to MATVTIKNIPPDLYERLKQLAKANRHSINSEIIACIERAVQSRKINLDEMLATARALHQKTATHPISDEEFTQAKVEGRS, encoded by the coding sequence ATGGCTACGGTTACGATCAAAAATATCCCACCGGACCTCTACGAACGGTTGAAGCAATTGGCAAAAGCTAATCGGCACAGTATTAACAGCGAGATCATCGCATGTATTGAACGCGCTGTACAGAGTCGAAAGATCAACTTGGACGAGATGTTAGCCACGGCGCGAGCCCTGCATCAGAAGACGGCTACTCATCCCATCAGCGATGAGGAATTCACGCAGGCGAAAGTGGAAGGGCGCTCATGA
- the hisZ gene encoding ATP phosphoribosyltransferase regulatory subunit — MDQRKIARGELPPGVADLFFATAEQKLTLETRLRELFARWGYRPVIPPTFEYADTLASVAGVRLAEEMYRFFDRDGRALALRPDLTIPTARIVGVKLYDQPLPLRFSYVGSVFRYEEPRAGQRREFTQAGIELIGAPNASADAEVIALLAAALQSAGLSAFRITLGQIGFFRGLLAALHLSPETADRLRVALDRKSQAGVEAILAELDGDRQAQQLLTALPTLVGGPAVLDEAAALVQSPEMMAAVENLRQTWDWLKRYGIAEHITLDLGQVRGMAYYTGVVFEAFAPGVGFPLASGGRYDGLIGHFGPDRPAVGFALTVDRLLLALNHQKGSAAESPIAAVFQGCEHAECLTLMQQARALGARVALDVLGRPEEDLWAYARSQGIRRVVLCEGPGRLRLLADGNSRTLAPGDWESEVQTWIG; from the coding sequence GTGGATCAACGTAAAATAGCGCGCGGCGAGTTGCCGCCAGGGGTGGCAGACCTCTTCTTCGCCACCGCCGAACAAAAATTGACGTTAGAGACAAGACTGCGCGAGCTGTTCGCTCGCTGGGGGTATCGCCCAGTCATTCCGCCCACGTTCGAGTACGCCGATACGCTGGCCTCGGTCGCTGGGGTACGCTTAGCCGAGGAGATGTATCGCTTTTTTGATCGCGATGGACGTGCGCTGGCGCTGCGCCCCGATCTGACCATCCCTACCGCTCGCATCGTCGGCGTGAAGCTATACGATCAGCCGTTGCCCTTACGATTTTCGTACGTGGGGAGCGTGTTCCGTTATGAGGAGCCTCGAGCCGGCCAGCGCCGGGAGTTCACCCAGGCTGGTATAGAGCTGATCGGAGCTCCCAACGCCTCCGCCGATGCCGAGGTGATCGCTCTGCTGGCTGCCGCACTCCAGTCTGCTGGCCTTTCTGCTTTCCGCATCACGCTTGGGCAGATCGGTTTCTTCCGCGGGCTATTGGCCGCCTTGCATCTCTCGCCTGAAACCGCCGATCGCCTGCGCGTGGCGCTGGATCGCAAAAGCCAGGCAGGAGTGGAGGCCATCCTGGCCGAATTAGACGGCGACAGACAGGCACAGCAGCTCCTGACGGCCCTGCCCACCCTGGTTGGTGGGCCCGCTGTGCTGGATGAGGCGGCAGCGCTGGTCCAAAGCCCCGAGATGATGGCTGCCGTAGAAAACCTTCGCCAAACCTGGGACTGGTTAAAGCGATACGGTATCGCCGAGCATATCACGCTGGACCTGGGACAGGTACGGGGAATGGCGTACTACACAGGCGTGGTGTTTGAGGCGTTCGCCCCGGGCGTGGGATTCCCGCTCGCCAGCGGGGGGCGCTATGATGGGCTGATCGGGCATTTCGGCCCAGATCGGCCGGCGGTAGGGTTCGCTCTAACGGTAGATCGCCTGCTCCTTGCGCTGAACCATCAGAAGGGGAGCGCCGCGGAGTCCCCGATAGCGGCGGTTTTTCAAGGATGCGAACACGCCGAATGCCTGACGTTAATGCAGCAAGCGCGCGCGTTGGGGGCGCGCGTGGCATTGGATGTGCTGGGCCGTCCAGAGGAGGACCTGTGGGCCTACGCCCGCTCGCAGGGAATCCGACGTGTGGTGTTGTGTGAAGGGCCGGGCCGGCTACGGCTGCTCGCAGACGGAAACAGCCGAACGTTGGCCCCGGGCGATTGGGAAAGCGAGGTACAAACGTGGATCGGCTGA
- the hisA gene encoding 1-(5-phosphoribosyl)-5-[(5-phosphoribosylamino)methylideneamino]imidazole-4-carboxamide isomerase: MIIFPAIDLRQGRVVRLRQGDPHAETVYSDDPVATAQRWASLGAEWLHVVNLDGALELDDAAVNLRYLAEIHRAVPVLIQFGGGLRTLADIELALQLGATRVVLGTVAIRQPELVAHAVDRFGAERIVVGIDARDGRVAVHGWRDVTEMAAIELAREMSALGVSRIVYTDIGRDGMLSGVHVQAIVELAQASQLPVIASGGVRDLRDIEALKAFEPMGIEGVIVGQALYAGTLDLTAAIELAK, from the coding sequence GTGATCATTTTCCCGGCGATAGATCTGCGACAGGGACGTGTGGTACGGCTGCGCCAGGGCGATCCTCACGCGGAGACGGTTTACAGCGACGACCCGGTGGCCACAGCACAGCGCTGGGCTAGCCTGGGCGCTGAGTGGCTCCACGTAGTGAACTTGGATGGGGCATTAGAGCTGGATGACGCGGCGGTCAACTTGCGATATCTGGCGGAAATCCATCGGGCTGTGCCGGTCCTGATCCAGTTCGGCGGTGGGTTGCGCACGTTGGCGGATATTGAATTAGCCCTACAGCTAGGAGCGACGCGCGTGGTGCTGGGGACGGTGGCAATACGCCAACCTGAGCTGGTGGCTCATGCCGTGGATCGGTTCGGCGCGGAGCGCATCGTGGTGGGCATTGACGCCCGCGATGGGCGTGTGGCCGTGCATGGCTGGAGGGACGTGACGGAGATGGCGGCGATAGAACTGGCGCGGGAGATGAGCGCGCTCGGCGTGTCACGGATCGTGTACACCGACATTGGTCGCGATGGGATGTTGAGCGGTGTGCATGTGCAGGCCATTGTCGAGCTGGCGCAGGCCTCTCAGCTTCCCGTGATCGCCTCGGGTGGGGTGCGCGATCTGCGCGACATTGAAGCCCTAAAGGCGTTCGAACCTATGGGAATTGAGGGGGTCATCGTCGGCCAGGCCCTCTATGCCGGCACCCTTGACCTGACCGCGGCTATCGAGCTGGCAAAATGA
- the hisC gene encoding histidinol-phosphate transaminase has translation MTKEITYIKSPVAPGVVERLVRREIAAMEPYTPIVPFEVLSRRLGLPPEAIVKLDANENPYGPSPRAIEALARYRYFHIYPDPEQHALREALSAYLGMPKAMILAGAGADELIDLIMRLFIGPGDGVVNCPPTFGMYEFDAALQGGQVIAIPRRDDFSVDVDAIEAVVQGSRQGYSDMRPKLLFLTSPNNPDGSLLPDEALQRLLRLPIVVVLDEAYVEFAGRSMVRWVRDYPNLIVLRTFSKWAGLAGLRVGYGVFPENIIRHLWKIKQPYNVSVAATVAAIASLEDAEYLQANVAKIVAERARLTQMLASFDFLRPYPSHANFVLCRVVGWDASELKEALEALGVLVRHYRKPGLTDCIRVSVGRPEQTDRLVEALKYVAQKGR, from the coding sequence ATGACGAAGGAGATCACGTACATCAAGTCACCCGTGGCGCCCGGGGTGGTGGAACGGCTGGTGCGACGGGAGATCGCGGCAATGGAGCCGTACACGCCCATCGTGCCGTTTGAGGTGTTGAGCCGGAGGTTGGGGCTGCCGCCGGAGGCCATCGTCAAGCTGGATGCCAACGAGAACCCGTATGGCCCCTCGCCGCGCGCGATAGAGGCGTTGGCCCGCTACCGGTATTTTCACATCTACCCGGACCCAGAGCAGCATGCGCTGCGGGAGGCGCTCAGTGCCTATCTGGGGATGCCCAAGGCGATGATCCTGGCCGGCGCCGGCGCTGATGAGCTGATTGACCTAATCATGCGGCTGTTTATCGGGCCGGGAGATGGGGTGGTCAACTGCCCGCCTACCTTCGGCATGTACGAGTTCGATGCCGCGCTCCAAGGGGGACAGGTGATCGCGATCCCCCGCCGTGATGACTTCAGCGTGGATGTGGACGCCATCGAGGCGGTGGTGCAGGGGAGCAGACAAGGCTATAGTGACATGCGTCCCAAGCTGCTCTTCCTCACGTCACCGAACAACCCGGACGGCTCCCTCCTGCCTGATGAGGCCTTGCAGCGTCTGCTGCGATTGCCCATCGTCGTGGTGCTGGATGAGGCCTACGTGGAGTTCGCCGGGCGGAGCATGGTGCGCTGGGTGCGGGATTATCCCAATTTGATCGTGCTACGTACGTTCAGCAAATGGGCGGGGTTAGCAGGGCTGCGCGTAGGATATGGGGTATTTCCTGAGAACATCATTCGTCATCTGTGGAAGATCAAACAGCCGTACAATGTCAGCGTAGCGGCGACAGTAGCCGCTATCGCCAGCCTAGAGGACGCAGAGTACCTGCAGGCCAATGTAGCGAAGATCGTGGCCGAGCGCGCGCGGCTGACGCAGATGCTGGCCAGCTTCGACTTTCTACGGCCTTATCCCAGCCATGCCAACTTCGTCCTGTGTCGGGTAGTGGGGTGGGACGCGAGCGAGTTGAAGGAGGCGTTGGAAGCGCTCGGGGTGCTGGTGCGCCATTATCGCAAACCGGGGCTGACCGATTGCATTCGCGTTAGCGTGGGCAGGCCGGAGCAGACGGATCGGCTGGTAGAGGCGTTGAAGTATGTGGCCCAGAAAGGACGATAA
- the hisH gene encoding imidazole glycerol phosphate synthase subunit HisH, with product MIAILDYQVGNVRSVQKALERAAKEASQEGTPLQAVILTADPELIAAADGLVLPGVGAFGECITNFHRAGFEPLVREAVAQGKPLLGICVGMQMLFEISEEMGEWPGLAILPGRVRRFDPGPQRLRVPQIGWNQLHHDGRDALLRGVPNGAYAYFVHSYYCDAAEPGDVIATTDYGIEYPSVVRRGQVWGIQCHPEKSQAVGLAILRNFIRIAGSTAR from the coding sequence ATGATCGCAATCCTGGATTACCAAGTTGGCAACGTGCGCAGTGTCCAAAAGGCGCTGGAGCGAGCGGCAAAGGAGGCTTCTCAAGAAGGCACTCCCCTTCAGGCGGTAATCCTGACTGCCGATCCAGAGCTTATAGCCGCCGCCGATGGATTGGTGCTGCCAGGCGTGGGTGCATTCGGCGAGTGCATCACCAACTTCCATCGGGCTGGCTTCGAGCCGCTCGTGCGAGAGGCTGTCGCCCAGGGCAAGCCGCTGCTGGGCATCTGCGTGGGGATGCAGATGCTGTTCGAGATTAGCGAGGAGATGGGGGAGTGGCCAGGGCTGGCGATTCTGCCCGGCCGAGTTCGGCGGTTTGATCCTGGGCCGCAGCGTCTGCGCGTCCCCCAGATCGGCTGGAACCAACTACATCATGATGGCCGCGACGCGCTGTTACGCGGGGTGCCCAACGGCGCCTATGCCTACTTCGTGCACTCATATTATTGCGACGCCGCTGAGCCAGGCGATGTGATCGCTACCACGGACTATGGTATCGAATATCCATCCGTGGTGAGACGGGGGCAAGTGTGGGGTATCCAGTGTCATCCGGAGAAATCTCAGGCAGTGGGGCTGGCAATCCTACGCAATTTTATACGGATTGCCGGCAGTACTGCTCGCTGA
- a CDS encoding aldo/keto reductase produces the protein MIAKQPFGRTGHMSTRIIFGAAALGNVTQAEADRTLELLLQYGINHIDTAASYGDSELRIGPWMERYRNQFFLATKTTERTYQKAKEEIHRSLERLRVSQIDLIQIHSLSDPQEWETALGPGGALEAMIEARQQGLIRFIGITGHGVTIAAMHKRALERFDFDSVLLPYNYLMMKNPQYAADFEALLALCQERNVAVQTIKSLARGPYEAYGGSRTHATWYKPLEDQADIDKAVHWVLGRPGIFLNTVGDIHVLPKVLYAASRFDGRRPSDEEMEALIVKQQMEPLFV, from the coding sequence ATGATCGCAAAGCAACCGTTTGGTCGAACGGGGCATATGAGCACTCGGATCATCTTTGGGGCGGCTGCGTTGGGAAACGTCACCCAAGCGGAAGCAGATCGCACACTGGAATTGTTGCTGCAATACGGGATCAATCACATTGACACGGCCGCCAGTTATGGGGATTCGGAGCTGCGGATTGGGCCGTGGATGGAGCGCTACCGCAACCAGTTCTTCCTAGCCACCAAGACGACGGAGCGCACATACCAAAAGGCGAAGGAGGAAATCCACCGCTCGCTGGAACGATTGCGAGTGAGCCAGATCGACCTGATCCAGATCCACAGCCTGTCCGATCCTCAGGAGTGGGAGACAGCGTTGGGGCCGGGAGGAGCGCTGGAGGCCATGATCGAGGCCAGGCAGCAGGGGCTGATACGCTTCATCGGCATCACGGGCCATGGCGTGACCATTGCCGCCATGCACAAGCGGGCGTTGGAACGTTTCGATTTCGATTCGGTATTGCTGCCTTATAACTACCTAATGATGAAGAATCCGCAGTACGCTGCCGACTTTGAAGCGCTGTTAGCGCTGTGTCAGGAGCGCAATGTGGCCGTACAGACGATCAAGTCGCTCGCTCGCGGCCCGTACGAGGCTTATGGAGGCAGCCGCACGCACGCTACCTGGTACAAACCGCTGGAGGACCAGGCGGATATTGACAAGGCGGTGCACTGGGTGCTGGGCCGGCCTGGCATCTTCCTCAACACCGTGGGTGACATCCACGTGCTGCCCAAGGTGCTGTATGCAGCCAGCCGCTTCGATGGGCGCCGGCCTTCGGATGAGGAGATGGAGGCCTTAATCGTCAAACAACAGATGGAGCCGCTGTTTGTGTAG
- the hisB gene encoding imidazoleglycerol-phosphate dehydratase HisB, whose amino-acid sequence MERAAQVHRQTNETEIELSLKLDGIGRYRVATGIGFLDHMLAHVAVHGLFDLEITARGDLEVDEHHTVEDVAIALGQALDRALGDRRGIVRIAHAYAPMDEALAFVAVDLSGRPYAVVDVAWHTPTVGRMGTSLIPHFLETLAVHARMNLHARVWYGRDDHHQAEALFKALGRALDQATALDPRRREVPSTKGTLTA is encoded by the coding sequence GTGGAACGTGCAGCACAAGTACATCGCCAGACTAACGAGACAGAGATCGAGCTATCCTTGAAGTTGGATGGCATAGGGCGGTATCGCGTCGCCACCGGGATCGGCTTTCTCGATCATATGCTGGCTCACGTCGCTGTACATGGGTTGTTCGATCTAGAGATCACAGCCCGCGGCGACCTAGAGGTAGATGAGCATCACACGGTGGAAGATGTGGCCATTGCTCTGGGGCAGGCGCTCGATCGGGCACTGGGGGATCGCAGAGGGATTGTACGTATAGCCCACGCGTACGCCCCAATGGATGAGGCGTTGGCCTTCGTGGCAGTAGACTTGAGCGGCCGACCCTACGCAGTGGTTGACGTTGCCTGGCATACTCCTACTGTTGGCCGTATGGGGACGTCGCTGATCCCTCACTTTTTGGAGACGTTGGCGGTGCATGCGCGCATGAATTTGCACGCCCGCGTGTGGTATGGCCGAGATGATCACCACCAGGCTGAGGCGCTGTTCAAGGCGCTGGGGCGAGCTCTGGATCAGGCGACGGCGCTAGACCCACGTCGGCGCGAGGTGCCGTCTACAAAAGGGACGCTGACGGCATAG
- the hisD gene encoding histidinol dehydrogenase has product MPSSDLLRIFEDVGEARRTILRRALWADQEIPEVVRAGIHRVFGEELTPEQAVAQVVDDVRRRGDVALREWTVRIDGVTLGEIAVPRSEWAEAATRVEPELLDALHLAAERIEAFHRQQPIGSWVDFGPHGALGQLVHPLDAVGCYVPGGTAPLPSSLLMTAIPARVAGVPWVSVATPPARTTGRVADVTLAAAHVAGVDALYAVGGAQAIAALAFGTESVRRVDKIVGPGGLFVTLAKRLVYGVVGIDGLYGPTETVIIADESAHPALVAADLLAQAEHDVLATAILLTPSRSLAERVQAEVARQTEELSRADVIVQSLTRRGGIVITADLSQAVALANEFAPEHLCLLVRDPWRWAGEVRHAGGLFLGEGSYEVLGDYVAGPSHVMPTEGTARFASPLSVTDFVKRISLVALGDELGAELGRTAARLADAEGLTAHAAAARRRARP; this is encoded by the coding sequence ATGCCATCGAGTGACTTGCTTCGCATTTTCGAAGATGTGGGCGAGGCCCGGCGCACGATCCTGCGGCGGGCGCTGTGGGCTGATCAAGAGATCCCAGAGGTCGTTCGCGCCGGAATTCATCGCGTCTTCGGCGAGGAGCTAACGCCTGAACAGGCAGTGGCTCAGGTGGTGGATGATGTGCGCCGTCGAGGCGACGTCGCTCTGCGCGAGTGGACCGTGCGTATAGACGGCGTGACCCTAGGCGAGATCGCCGTGCCACGGTCTGAGTGGGCGGAGGCGGCAACGCGAGTTGAGCCTGAGCTGTTGGACGCGCTGCACCTGGCAGCCGAGCGGATTGAGGCGTTCCATCGCCAACAGCCGATCGGCTCATGGGTGGATTTCGGCCCGCATGGCGCACTGGGACAATTGGTGCATCCCTTAGATGCAGTCGGCTGCTACGTGCCTGGAGGCACTGCGCCGCTTCCCTCATCGCTGTTGATGACGGCCATTCCAGCGCGAGTGGCAGGTGTGCCGTGGGTGTCTGTGGCGACTCCACCGGCGCGCACGACCGGCCGCGTAGCTGACGTGACCTTGGCCGCAGCGCATGTGGCCGGAGTAGATGCGTTGTACGCTGTCGGCGGCGCGCAGGCCATCGCCGCGCTTGCCTTCGGCACGGAGAGCGTGCGCCGGGTGGATAAGATCGTCGGGCCGGGCGGGCTGTTCGTCACGCTGGCCAAGCGGCTAGTATACGGTGTGGTAGGGATTGACGGGCTGTATGGCCCGACCGAGACGGTGATCATCGCCGATGAGTCGGCCCATCCAGCGCTGGTGGCAGCCGATCTGCTGGCGCAGGCTGAGCATGACGTGTTGGCGACCGCCATCCTGCTCACCCCTTCACGCTCGTTAGCCGAGCGCGTGCAGGCGGAGGTGGCCCGACAGACGGAGGAGCTAAGCCGTGCGGATGTGATCGTCCAGTCGCTGACCAGACGGGGTGGCATCGTGATCACCGCCGATCTCTCGCAGGCAGTGGCGCTGGCCAACGAGTTCGCCCCGGAGCACCTGTGTCTATTGGTGCGCGACCCATGGCGATGGGCCGGTGAGGTGCGCCACGCTGGGGGCCTCTTCTTGGGCGAAGGATCATATGAGGTGTTGGGAGATTACGTGGCCGGCCCAAGCCACGTCATGCCCACCGAGGGAACAGCGCGGTTCGCCTCGCCGCTAAGCGTAACCGATTTCGTGAAGCGCATCTCACTAGTGGCGTTGGGCGATGAGCTGGGCGCCGAGCTGGGGCGGACGGCCGCCCGCCTGGCCGATGCCGAGGGGTTGACGGCACACGCGGCAGCAGCCCGGCGACGAGCGCGTCCGTAA
- a CDS encoding DUF6516 family protein, which produces MSDIESYLTTIELALVSSPIIAEYSVIRSWANTDDGYIRIRAMLTNGDFLEAAEYFTTQAGEIITVDYRHQWMDGNRELLKRRWDSTPHHPELENFPHHIHVGSEESVAPGNPVSFLELLRILESELASSE; this is translated from the coding sequence ATGAGTGATATCGAATCCTATCTGACCACTATTGAACTGGCCTTGGTGAGCTCTCCGATCATTGCTGAATACTCCGTTATTCGATCCTGGGCAAATACGGACGATGGCTACATACGCATTCGCGCTATGCTTACTAATGGCGATTTCCTGGAAGCTGCCGAATATTTCACGACACAGGCAGGCGAGATCATCACAGTAGATTACAGGCATCAATGGATGGATGGCAACAGAGAATTGCTAAAGAGGCGGTGGGACAGTACCCCGCATCATCCCGAATTAGAGAATTTCCCTCATCACATACATGTTGGCAGCGAAGAATCTGTGGCTCCTGGCAATCCGGTGAGCTTTTTAGAGCTATTGAGAATCCTCGAAAGCGAGTTAGCGTCTTCAGAGTAG
- the hisF gene encoding imidazole glycerol phosphate synthase subunit HisF: MLAKRIIPCLDVKDGRVVKGIRFVNLRDAGDPVEQAQVYDAEGADELVFLDITASHERRDIVIDMVRRVADAVFIPFTVGGGVRTIEDMSALLHAGADKVSINSAALRNPALITEGAKRFGSQCIVVAIDARREPDGHWQVYIHGGRIPFGRDAVEWAKEAEARGAGEILLTSMDTDGTKAGYDIPLTRAVAEAVSIPVIASGGAGALEHFHTALTEGMAEAALAASLFHYRELSIAQVKRYLAERGVPVRLTKDQ, translated from the coding sequence ATGCTGGCGAAGCGCATCATTCCCTGTCTGGACGTGAAAGATGGGCGAGTGGTCAAGGGGATCCGTTTCGTGAATCTGCGAGATGCCGGCGATCCCGTGGAGCAGGCTCAGGTGTACGATGCCGAGGGGGCCGACGAGCTAGTGTTCCTGGACATCACCGCCTCGCACGAGCGGCGCGATATCGTAATAGACATGGTGCGACGGGTTGCCGACGCTGTGTTCATCCCGTTCACGGTAGGCGGCGGCGTGCGCACCATCGAGGATATGTCAGCGTTGCTGCACGCGGGAGCGGACAAGGTGAGCATCAACTCGGCCGCGCTGCGCAATCCAGCGCTCATCACCGAGGGGGCGAAGCGTTTTGGCTCGCAGTGCATTGTGGTCGCCATTGACGCCCGCAGAGAGCCGGATGGCCATTGGCAGGTTTACATTCACGGCGGCCGCATCCCCTTCGGACGAGATGCTGTCGAGTGGGCAAAGGAGGCGGAAGCGCGCGGCGCCGGCGAGATCTTGCTCACCAGCATGGACACTGACGGCACCAAGGCTGGTTATGACATCCCGCTGACGCGTGCTGTCGCCGAGGCGGTATCCATTCCGGTAATTGCCTCGGGCGGCGCCGGAGCGCTGGAACACTTCCACACGGCGCTGACCGAGGGTATGGCAGAGGCGGCTCTGGCGGCGTCGCTGTTCCACTATCGGGAGCTGAGCATCGCTCAGGTGAAGCGATATCTGGCTGAACGGGGAGTGCCAGTGCGTCTAACGAAGGACCAATGA